The following are encoded in a window of Brevibacillus ruminantium genomic DNA:
- a CDS encoding toprim domain-containing protein, translating to MNQIRAIIVEGKTDREKLQHIVAEPVLFVCTYGTYSAEKAAHLAEQLEEADEIYIFTDEDDSGKKLRSQLAEDFPDAYHLHTQSMYAQVAHTPWEVLAEILQKADFQVRGKNEGIEPSRG from the coding sequence ATGAACCAGATCCGGGCGATCATTGTAGAGGGGAAAACAGACAGGGAAAAGCTGCAACATATCGTGGCAGAGCCAGTTTTGTTCGTTTGCACGTACGGAACGTACAGTGCAGAGAAGGCCGCTCATCTCGCTGAACAATTAGAAGAAGCAGACGAAATCTACATTTTTACGGATGAGGATGACAGCGGCAAAAAACTGCGCTCTCAGCTTGCCGAGGATTTCCCGGACGCCTATCATCTTCACACACAAAGTATGTACGCGCAGGTGGCACACACGCCATGGGAGGTGCTCGCTGAGATTTTGCAAAAAGCTGATTTTCAGGTGCGGGGTAAAAATGAAGGAATCGAACCGTCGCGGGGATAA
- a CDS encoding undecaprenyl-diphosphate phosphatase, translating into MLVLLEHIFLGIVQGLTEFLPISSTGHLVLFRKLFGMQEAGLLFDTMLHFGTLIAVVIVFWSEIRHVLLHPTGKLARLLVVGTIPTAVIGLAFEDYFEEISRTGVTIGWEFLATGVILWAVESMRRGKRKFEQITYTDALIVGTLQGAAILPAISRSGLTIAGSLMRGIDRADAARFSFLLSLPAILGASALQTVKLVKAPLHSSYELIPLLVGTGFAAISGYVAIRWMLKIISNGSMKGFALYVWALGLLILGLQFMGR; encoded by the coding sequence ATGCTGGTTTTACTGGAACATATTTTTCTGGGAATTGTGCAAGGCTTGACCGAATTTCTGCCGATCTCCAGTACAGGACATCTGGTTCTGTTTCGCAAACTGTTCGGGATGCAGGAAGCCGGGTTGTTGTTTGATACGATGCTGCACTTCGGCACCCTGATTGCTGTCGTGATCGTGTTCTGGTCGGAAATCCGCCATGTTTTGCTCCATCCGACAGGAAAGCTGGCCAGGTTGCTGGTCGTCGGAACGATACCGACAGCCGTCATCGGCCTTGCCTTTGAAGATTATTTTGAGGAAATCTCGCGTACGGGCGTGACTATCGGCTGGGAATTCCTGGCTACAGGAGTAATCCTCTGGGCGGTAGAGTCCATGCGCCGTGGCAAACGTAAATTTGAGCAAATCACCTATACCGATGCGCTGATCGTGGGGACACTCCAAGGTGCTGCCATCCTGCCGGCCATCTCCCGCTCCGGACTGACGATTGCCGGTTCCCTCATGCGCGGTATCGATCGTGCAGATGCTGCCCGGTTCTCGTTTCTTTTGTCCCTGCCCGCCATACTGGGTGCGTCTGCTTTGCAAACGGTCAAGCTGGTTAAAGCGCCACTCCATTCATCGTATGAGCTCATCCCGCTGCTGGTTGGAACCGGTTTTGCAGCGATTTCCGGCTACGTGGCGATTCGCTGGATGCTGAAAATTATCAGCAATGGCTCGATGAAAGGGTTTGCCCTGTACGTCTGGGCTCTTGGACTTTTGATTCTGGGCTTGCAGTTTATGGGGCGCTAG
- a CDS encoding CvfB family protein — MNQRHSGYQRNQGSRPGQRGQQPKKRVQRDLTGKLIKPGDKKKPYTPPSGLQAGMQLTMTVEREIEPGYFLRAGEDEVFLHRREAEGRLKSGDRVEVFLYHDHENRLAATMDQPYVGVDEYGWLEVVDRLPQMGVFLDNGIEKDLLLFIDDLPKLKEEWPQPGDRLLVTLKRDKLGRLLAKPVTEEEISKISVPAESSLHNQWVEGTVYKVIKDGAFLFTDEEHVMFIHREEMTEPLRLGQSLRSRVSFVREDGRINGSMRGRKEERYGEDADKLLDYLAGRGGSMPYTDDTPADVVREKFGMSKSAFKRALGKLMKERKVEQAEGWTRLTVSNKE; from the coding sequence ATGAATCAAAGACATTCAGGTTATCAGAGAAATCAGGGGAGCCGACCGGGCCAACGGGGACAACAGCCAAAAAAACGCGTACAGCGAGACTTGACCGGAAAGCTGATCAAGCCAGGGGACAAAAAGAAGCCGTATACCCCGCCTTCGGGTTTGCAGGCAGGCATGCAGCTGACCATGACGGTGGAGAGGGAAATCGAACCCGGCTATTTTTTGCGGGCAGGAGAGGACGAGGTATTCCTGCATCGCCGGGAAGCGGAAGGCCGTTTGAAGAGCGGCGATCGGGTAGAGGTGTTTCTCTATCATGATCATGAAAACCGGCTGGCTGCAACAATGGATCAGCCCTATGTCGGAGTAGATGAATACGGCTGGTTGGAGGTCGTGGACCGTCTGCCGCAGATGGGCGTATTTCTGGACAACGGCATTGAAAAGGATTTGCTGCTGTTCATCGACGACCTGCCCAAACTGAAGGAAGAATGGCCGCAGCCCGGGGACAGACTGCTGGTCACGTTGAAACGGGACAAGCTGGGGCGACTGTTGGCGAAACCAGTGACAGAGGAAGAGATCAGCAAGATTTCGGTGCCGGCCGAGAGCAGCTTGCATAATCAATGGGTAGAGGGAACGGTGTACAAGGTCATCAAAGACGGGGCTTTTCTGTTCACAGATGAAGAGCACGTCATGTTTATCCATCGGGAAGAGATGACAGAGCCGCTCCGTTTGGGCCAATCGCTTCGCAGCCGGGTGAGCTTTGTGCGTGAAGACGGACGGATCAACGGATCGATGCGGGGACGCAAGGAAGAACGGTATGGAGAAGATGCCGACAAACTGCTGGATTATCTGGCTGGAAGGGGCGGATCAATGCCCTACACCGATGATACACCGGCTGACGTCGTCCGGGAAAAATTCGGCATGAGTAAGTCTGCTTTCAAGCGAGCGCTGGGCAAATTAATGAAAGAGCGAAAAGTAGAACAAGCGGAGGGCTGGACGAGGCTGACCGTCTCGAACAAGGAATAG